In the Manis javanica isolate MJ-LG chromosome 14, MJ_LKY, whole genome shotgun sequence genome, one interval contains:
- the RGS18 gene encoding regulator of G-protein signaling 18 has protein sequence METSLVFFSQLSMCESKEKTFFKLIHGSGKEETSKEAKIRAKEKRNRLSLLVQKPEFHEDTHSSKSGHLARETRASPEEAVVWGESFDKLLSHKDGLETFTRFLKTEFSEENIEFWKACEDFKKSKGPQQMIFKAKAIYEKFIQNDAPQEVNLDFHTKEIITKSITQPTLHSFDAAQSRVYQLMEQDSYARFLKSDIYLDLIEGRPQRPTNLRRRSRSFTYNEFQDVKSDVAIWF, from the exons ATGGAAACAtcattggttttcttttctcaattaAGTATGtgtgaatcaaaagaaaaaacttttttcaaGTTAATACATGGTTcagggaaagaagaaacaagcaaAGAAGCCAAAATCAG agctaaggaaaaaagaaacaggctAAGTCTTCTGGTTCAGAAACCTGAGTTTCACGAAGATACCCACTCCAGTAAATCTGGGCACTTGGCCAGAGAAACAAG AGCCTCCCCTGAAGAAGCAGTGGTATGGGGTGAATCATTTGACAAACTACTTTCCCATAAAG ATGGACTGGAGACTTTTACCAGATTTCTTAAGACCGAATTCAGTGAGGAAAATATTGAATTTTGGAAAGCCTGTGAAGATTTCAAGAAAAGCAAAGGACCTCAACAAATGATCTTTAAAGCAAAAGCAATATATGAGAAATTTATACAGAATGATGCTCCACAAGAG GTCAACCTTGATTTTCACACCAAAGAAATCATTACAAAGAGCATCACCCAACCCACCCTCCACAGTTTCGATGCTGCACAGAGCAGAGTGTACCAGCTTATGGAACAAGACAGTTACGCACGTTTTCTGAAATCTGACATCTATTTAGACTTGATAGAAGGAAGACCTCAGAGACCAACAAATCTTAGAAGACGATCCCGCTCATTTACCTACAATGAATTCCAAGATGTAAAGTCAGATGTTGCCATTTGGTTTTGA